The following are from one region of the Haemophilus parainfluenzae genome:
- the cysE gene encoding serine O-acetyltransferase, whose amino-acid sequence MTLEVWQHIRQEAKELAECEPMLASFFHSTILKHQNLGSALSYLLANKLANPIMPAISLREIIEEAYQAEPNIIDCAACDIKAVRHRDPAVELWSTPLLYLKGFHAIQSYRITHYLWNQNRKALALYLQNQISVAFDVDIHPAAKIGHGIMFDHATGIVVGETSVIENDVSILQGVTLGGTGKESGDRHPKVREGVMIGAGAKILGNIEVGKYAKIGANSVVLQPVPEYATAAGVPARIVGKDKAAKPAFEMNQYFIDDDINLNI is encoded by the coding sequence ATGACGTTAGAAGTATGGCAACACATTCGCCAAGAGGCAAAAGAATTAGCAGAATGCGAACCAATGCTCGCCAGCTTTTTCCATTCCACTATTTTAAAACATCAAAATCTTGGCAGTGCCTTGAGTTATTTACTAGCGAATAAACTGGCTAACCCGATCATGCCGGCCATTTCTCTACGTGAAATTATTGAAGAAGCCTATCAGGCCGAGCCCAATATCATTGATTGTGCTGCTTGTGATATTAAAGCTGTGCGCCACCGCGATCCTGCTGTGGAATTGTGGTCCACACCATTGCTTTATCTAAAAGGTTTTCACGCTATTCAGAGCTATCGAATTACCCATTATTTGTGGAACCAAAATCGAAAAGCACTCGCACTTTATTTACAAAATCAGATTTCAGTGGCTTTCGATGTAGATATTCACCCTGCCGCCAAAATTGGACACGGCATTATGTTTGACCATGCCACCGGTATTGTCGTGGGCGAAACCTCGGTAATTGAAAATGATGTGTCTATCTTGCAAGGCGTCACCCTTGGTGGTACAGGTAAAGAATCCGGCGATCGCCATCCAAAAGTACGAGAAGGCGTAATGATTGGAGCGGGCGCAAAAATTCTCGGCAATATCGAAGTGGGCAAATATGCCAAAATCGGCGCCAATTCTGTTGTACTTCAACCTGTGCCGGAATATGCCACCGCAGCAGGTGTGCCTGCTCGTATTGTCGGCAAAGACAAAGCGGCAAAACCAGCCTTTGAAATGAATCAATATTTTATCGATGATGATATAAATCTAAATATTTAA